In one Candidatus Absconditicoccus praedator genomic region, the following are encoded:
- a CDS encoding anaerobic ribonucleoside-triphosphate reductase activating protein, whose protein sequence is MNISGITKTTLLDYPGKVACTVFTPGCNLRCRFCHNPDFVVPEKIKEISSDFIYEESFLVFLDERKFFLDGVVICGGEPTLQPDISDFAKKIKDKGFLVKLDTNGTNFEVLKHLIDNGLVDYVAMDIKTSQKNLDQLLGVQNFDYSGYYKSIQFLKENKVDYEFRTTLIKGYHTLETINELVSEINGAKRYVIKSYTPGKTLDEKFDGVAFKEEELDEIKQNIKDNFQECYYVS, encoded by the coding sequence ATGAACATATCAGGTATAACAAAGACAACTTTGCTTGATTATCCTTGAAAAGTTGCATGTACTGTGTTTACTCCTGGTTGTAATCTAAGATGTAGGTTTTGCCACAATCCTGATTTTGTTGTGCCAGAGAAAATCAAGGAAATAAGTTCTGATTTTATATATGAAGAAAGTTTTCTGGTTTTTCTTGACGAAAGAAAGTTTTTTCTTGATTGAGTAGTAATTTGTGGATGAGAGCCTACATTGCAACCAGATATATCTGATTTTGCCAAAAAGATAAAAGACAAATGATTTTTGGTCAAGCTTGATACTAATTGAACGAATTTTGAAGTTTTAAAGCACTTGATTGATAATGGTTTGGTTGATTATGTAGCTATGGATATTAAAACCAGTCAAAAAAATCTTGATCAACTTTTGTGAGTACAAAATTTTGACTATAGTTGATATTATAAATCAATTCAGTTTCTTAAGGAAAACAAAGTGGACTATGAGTTTAGAACCACATTAATAAAATGATACCATACACTTGAAACTATTAATGAGTTGGTTTCTGAAATTAATTGAGCAAAAAGATATGTTATCAAGTCTTATACTCCTTGAAAGACATTGGATGAAAAGTTTGACTGAGTAGCTTTCAAAGAAGAGGAGTTGGATGAAATAAAACAGAATATTAAAGATAATTTCCAAGAATGTTATTATGTTTCATAA
- a CDS encoding snapin/pallidin family protein: protein MKLKTFILAVLFFFVSSSLWAYEGETPDSMPADMEADIEVMSLTPQANYKAWVVGEATSEQEVVEKVNNLVEQINDISPKLAETLQSADRLLSRPDGPSFGELQEALGKMEAQLADFNQSASMSDEAREKLREIRQEMGSLEDRMNASVARLEGYSFGLQAATSSIQLDGEGKGSFDVEFTNGQEVEACYAVGKNLKATPTVRDFEVFAVAPMPSYEGNDMVLYGYGVGVEGDSMVDVKWYPHPYTERAAEWHATYNHNIPKDRRDFVMDCDPEDD, encoded by the coding sequence ATGAAACTCAAAACGTTCATTCTTGCGGTGCTCTTCTTCTTCGTTTCCAGCTCTTTGTGGGCGTACGAAGGAGAAACTCCTGACTCGATGCCTGCTGATATGGAAGCAGATATCGAAGTCATGTCCCTGACTCCTCAGGCCAATTACAAGGCCTGGGTCGTCGGTGAGGCCACTTCCGAGCAGGAGGTGGTGGAGAAGGTTAACAATCTGGTTGAGCAGATCAATGACATCTCTCCCAAGCTTGCCGAGACTCTCCAGAGTGCTGATCGACTGCTCAGTCGGCCCGATGGTCCCTCTTTCGGGGAGCTTCAAGAAGCCCTCGGAAAGATGGAAGCTCAGCTTGCTGATTTCAATCAATCGGCCAGCATGAGCGATGAGGCCAGGGAGAAGCTTCGGGAAATTCGGCAAGAGATGGGCTCTCTGGAAGACCGAATGAATGCTTCCGTGGCTCGCTTGGAGGGCTACAGCTTCGGTCTTCAGGCTGCTACTTCCTCCATTCAGCTCGATGGTGAGGGCAAGGGAAGCTTCGATGTCGAGTTTACGAACGGTCAAGAAGTCGAAGCCTGCTATGCGGTGGGCAAGAACCTCAAGGCCACTCCTACGGTGAGAGACTTTGAGGTCTTCGCCGTTGCTCCGATGCCCAGCTACGAGGGCAATGACATGGTCCTTTATGGCTATGGTGTCGGAGTGGAAGGGGACTCCATGGTGGATGTCAAGTGGTACCCGCATCCTTACACCGAGCGGGCTGCTGAGTGGCATGCAACCTACAACCACAACATTCCGAAGGATCGTCGCGATTTCGTGATGGATTGCGATCCTGAGGACGACTAA
- a CDS encoding NAD(P)-dependent malic enzyme: MNYFEESLKMHAKAQGKIETKSKVQLENQDDLSTAYSPGVAQPCKEIAQDPEKMYDYTIKQNTVAVISDGSAVLGLGNIGSKASMPVMEGKSILFKEFGGVNSFPIIVDTQDDEEFIQTVKNIAGGFGGINLEDIAAPRCFYIEERLKKELDIPVFHDDQHGTAIVTLAGLINGLKITGKNKEDIKVVINGLGAAGVAIVKLLNLYGVKDIIVCDSKGIISSQRQDLNEEKQNILKMTNKEDIHGSLKDAMVGRDVFVGVSVGNAIDKEDIKSMNPDPMIFAMANPIPEIMPQDAKQAGAKIIATGRSDYPNQLNNVLVFPGVFKGALANRVNDITDQMKINAATGLANHIENPNPDYIVPSPLDKTVADTIAKYIV; the protein is encoded by the coding sequence ATGAACTATTTTGAAGAAAGCCTAAAAATGCATGCAAAAGCACAATGAAAGATAGAAACCAAATCAAAAGTACAACTTGAAAATCAAGATGATCTTAGTACTGCATACAGTCCTGGTGTAGCACAACCATGCAAAGAAATAGCACAAGATCCAGAAAAAATGTATGATTATACTATAAAACAAAATACTGTTGCAGTAATTAGTGATGGTAGTGCAGTTTTGTGACTTTGAAACATCTGATCAAAAGCCAGCATGCCAGTAATGGAATGAAAAAGTATTTTATTTAAAGAGTTTGGCTGAGTAAACTCATTTCCTATTATTGTAGACACCCAAGACGATGAAGAGTTTATTCAAACAGTTAAAAATATTGCATGAGGTTTTGGAGGGATAAACCTAGAAGATATCGCAGCACCAAGATGTTTTTATATCGAAGAAAGACTCAAGAAAGAACTTGATATACCAGTATTTCACGATGACCAACACTGAACAGCTATTGTAACTTTGGCAGGTTTGATAAACTGACTAAAAATTACATGAAAAAATAAAGAAGATATAAAAGTGGTGATCAACTGACTTTGAGCTGCATGAGTTGCTATAGTAAAACTTTTGAATCTATACTGAGTAAAAGACATAATAGTATGTGATAGTAAATGAATCATATCATCCCAAAGACAAGATCTAAACGAAGAAAAACAAAACATATTGAAAATGACAAATAAAGAAGACATACACTGAAGCCTAAAAGATGCAATGGTATGAAGAGATGTATTTGTAGGAGTAAGTGTGTGAAATGCTATAGACAAAGAAGATATAAAATCCATGAACCCTGATCCTATGATATTTGCTATGGCAAACCCTATCCCAGAAATCATGCCACAAGATGCCAAACAAGCAGGCGCAAAAATTATTGCTACCTGAAGATCAGACTACCCAAATCAGCTGAACAATGTGCTTGTATTTCCAGGAGTTTTCAAGTGAGCACTGGCAAACAGAGTAAATGATATTACAGACCAAATGAAAATAAATGCTGCTACTTGACTTGCCAACCATATTGAAAATCCAAATCCAGACTATATAGTACCATCTCCTTTAGACAAAACTGTTGCAGATACTATTGCAAAATATATTGTTTAG
- a CDS encoding ribonucleoside triphosphate reductase, whose protein sequence is MTFYKIKKRNGAIEDFDRKKIHDAIVNAIKAVGGTEFDKVDTYVLEVLDAVEQELGSSIPEVEMIQDKVEEVLIKHGHDKVAKAFILYRNKRAESRKEKKVAVEVAKSMDEYLHQNDRRVNANANSGYSLGGLILNISGKVTANYWLSHVYPEYIGNHHRNADIHIHDLDMFSGYCAGWSLRQLLEEGFNGLPNRIESEPPKNLQSAVNQMINFLGTLQNERAGAQAFSSFDTYLSPFVHKYEQKLRKDIDNYGISFDSEDSKEKYIQEKTYKYVLQQMQNFIFGLNVPSRWGTQTPFTNITLDWSCPDDLKDKALYLGGYEVGPYEKTYGELEKERKMINKALVEVYIKGDKKGNVFTFPIPTFNIDENFPWDDPELEGVFEMTAKYGIPYFQNFVGSQYRWVEDENGNLKKERNPDAYTPGAVRSMCCRLQLDLTQLEKRGNGLFGSAEMTGSIGVVTLNLARIGYNYKGNKEGFFQQIEALMEVAKTSLEIKRKELKKWLDEGLYPYTKRYLHSFNNHFSTIGINGMNEAILNFTDGESDIATKYGHDFALEVMDFMREKLRQYQEETGNLYNLEATPGEGTTYRFAKEDQKQLPGIIQAGTEEAPYYTNSTQLPVDFTDDAFDALNYQNQLQCKYTGGTVLHLYMGERLSDVQACKSLLKKVIENYQLPYITITPTFSICPKHGYISGEYDFCPKCDAEIGYTGSEFDYQSREIYTSNK, encoded by the coding sequence ATGACATTTTATAAGATAAAAAAAAGGAACTGAGCTATAGAAGATTTTGATAGAAAAAAGATTCATGATGCAATAGTTAATGCTATAAAAGCGGTATGAGGAACTGAGTTTGATAAGGTTGATACGTATGTTTTGGAGGTTTTGGATGCAGTAGAGCAAGAACTTTGATCTTCTATACCAGAAGTTGAAATGATTCAAGATAAAGTAGAGGAGGTATTAATAAAGCACTGACATGATAAAGTAGCAAAAGCATTTATACTATATCGTAATAAAAGAGCAGAAAGTAGAAAAGAAAAAAAAGTTGCTGTAGAAGTAGCTAAAAGTATGGATGAGTATCTCCATCAAAATGATCGAAGAGTGAATGCCAACGCAAACTCAGGTTATAGTCTTGGTTGACTGATACTTAATATATCTTGAAAAGTAACTGCAAATTACTGGTTGTCTCATGTATATCCAGAATATATATGAAATCATCACAGAAATGCAGATATTCATATTCATGATCTTGATATGTTTAGTGGGTATTGTGCAGGTTGGTCTTTGAGGCAGCTTTTGGAAGAGTGATTCAATGGTCTGCCAAATAGGATAGAGTCAGAGCCTCCCAAAAACTTACAATCTGCGGTAAACCAGATGATTAATTTTTTGGGGACTTTGCAAAATGAGCGAGCATGAGCACAAGCTTTTTCATCTTTTGATACATATCTTTCTCCTTTTGTTCACAAATATGAGCAAAAATTAAGAAAGGATATTGATAATTATTGAATTAGCTTTGATTCTGAAGACTCCAAAGAAAAATATATACAAGAAAAAACATATAAGTACGTTCTTCAACAAATGCAAAACTTTATTTTTGGTCTTAATGTCCCTTCTAGGTGGTGAACTCAAACTCCTTTTACAAATATAACTTTGGATTGGAGTTGTCCAGATGATTTAAAAGATAAAGCATTGTATCTTTGATGATATGAGGTATGACCCTATGAAAAAACCTACTGAGAACTAGAAAAAGAAAGAAAAATGATAAATAAAGCATTGGTTGAGGTGTATATCAAAGGAGATAAAAAATGAAATGTGTTTACTTTCCCTATACCAACATTTAATATAGATGAAAACTTTCCTTGGGATGATCCAGAATTAGAATGAGTGTTCGAAATGACAGCAAAATATGGTATTCCTTACTTTCAAAACTTTGTGGGTTCTCAGTATAGATGGGTAGAAGATGAAAACTGAAACTTAAAAAAAGAAAGAAATCCGGATGCATATACTCCAGGAGCGGTAAGAAGTATGTGTTGTAGATTGCAGTTGGATCTAACACAACTAGAAAAAAGATGAAATTGACTTTTTGGTTCTGCTGAGATGACTTGATCAATATGAGTGGTTACCTTGAATTTGGCAAGAATAGGGTATAATTACAAATGAAATAAGGAATGATTTTTTCAGCAGATAGAAGCTCTTATGGAAGTAGCCAAAACATCTTTGGAAATTAAAAGAAAGGAATTGAAAAAATGGTTGGATGAGTGACTTTATCCATATACTAAAAGATATCTTCATAGTTTCAATAACCATTTCTCAACTATATGAATAAACTGAATGAATGAGGCGATATTGAACTTTACAGATTGAGAATCAGATATTGCTACCAAATATTGACATGACTTTGCATTAGAGGTTATGGATTTTATGAGAGAAAAGCTTAGGCAGTATCAAGAAGAAACTGGAAATCTATACAATCTTGAAGCAACTCCTGGAGAAGGTACTACTTATAGGTTTGCCAAAGAAGACCAAAAACAACTTCCAGGAATAATACAAGCATGAACAGAAGAGGCACCTTATTATACAAATTCAACTCAGCTTCCTGTGGATTTTACTGATGATGCTTTTGATGCTCTAAACTATCAAAATCAATTGCAATGTAAATATACAGGAGGTACTGTATTGCATCTTTATATGTGAGAAAGGTTGTCTGATGTGCAAGCTTGTAAATCTTTGCTGAAGAAGGTGATAGAAAATTATCAACTACCGTATATTACGATAACTCCAACATTTAGTATATGTCCAAAACATTGATATATATCAGGTGAGTATGATTTTTGTCCTAAATGTGATGCTGAGATATGATATACTGGTAGTGAGTTTGACTACCAATCAAGAGAAATATATACAAGTAATAAGTAA
- a CDS encoding M48 family metalloprotease, with protein sequence MNKKVELPINTPKEATPTNPDWGWGLKMILLTLGFLGLAFGSFYAFSYLIVKNISLEQEKEIFGDFMMMQGEYQEFDKSIVNGYLDDFEYDLYLWEADQANAFATLGANIAVSRGLLEEVEYLEELLFVIGHEKGHVVNQDPLRMFTTQFPFMMALRYFGYDIGVDLTRIGNLMGNFVTKEMEIQADNKGIEFVKDKGLDPACALGFFDEESGYYQKMQEFFSTHPMTSTRIENIKKQIGIEEFDFQDCKDFPY encoded by the coding sequence ATGAACAAAAAAGTAGAGTTACCTATAAATACACCAAAAGAAGCAACTCCTACCAATCCTGATTGGGGGTGGTGACTCAAGATGATTTTGTTGACTTTAGGTTTTCTTGGGTTGGCTTTTTGAAGTTTTTATGCTTTTTCATATCTTATAGTAAAAAATATTTCTTTGGAGCAGGAAAAAGAAATTTTTGGTGATTTTATGATGATGCAATGAGAATATCAGGAGTTTGATAAATCAATCGTAAATTGATATTTAGATGATTTTGAGTATGATTTGTATCTTTGGGAAGCAGATCAAGCAAATGCTTTTGCCACTTTGGGTGCAAATATTGCAGTTAGCAGATGACTTTTAGAAGAAGTGGAATATCTGGAAGAGTTGCTTTTTGTGATAGGTCATGAAAAATGACATGTAGTAAATCAGGATCCTTTGAGAATGTTTACTACCCAGTTTCCTTTTATGATGGCTTTGAGGTATTTTGGCTATGATATAGGTGTAGATCTGACAAGAATTGGAAATTTGATGTGAAATTTTGTAACCAAAGAAATGGAAATCCAAGCAGACAACAAAGGTATTGAATTTGTCAAAGACAAAGGACTTGATCCTGCCTGTGCTTTAGGCTTTTTTGATGAAGAGTCTTGATATTATCAGAAAATGCAAGAGTTTTTCTCTACTCATCCTATGACATCTACTAGGATAGAAAATATCAAAAAACAAATATGAATAGAAGAATTTGACTTTCAAGACTGTAAAGATTTCCCATACTAA
- a CDS encoding PQQ-dependent sugar dehydrogenase: MKKILISILSLITIFNFANAYENDQEFIEALDWMHENNLTQYYTPSGFMPENELTREQAAHFFVNFAMQVKGMEAEGDMPEYQDSDQFDETLAESINLAYQMDLMSGSDGNFMAKNNITRAEFFTVAVRMLEGEQDQNVDPWWENYFQKAMELELTQETNAWEQDRNISRYEAALILSRASDDVDYEEADHRVLEIEGYDRTFEPDEIEIEEGDTVEFEFTNTGGTHDFYIPELDEGTGMLEEGETDSVVVTFEEAGEYEFICTVGNHAEEGMTGVINVISEEDEYVQHQVDEVAHGFNQAWGIDFLPDGDILITEKGGNLVHVQIDGYETTNIANTPEVDSGGQGGLLDIAVHPNFPDQNWIYLTYSAANDEGTSTYLARAQLNLEDNELYDMEELFVADPHVDSQQHYGSRVNFDNDGYVYMTIGDRGDKTFDETHNSQDTQNHLGTTIRLSQDGSIPQDNPFVGDDDILDEIYSYGHRNSQGMTIHPETGDIWQSEHGEQDGDEINIIHEGGNYGWPLATYGCTYGMGTEIGTYPEDNPDTVNPIYYWECGSGGFPPAGMTFISTDTFPQWQGDLFLGNLAGTYLGHFEVDGENVSESEPLLADRGDRIRDVGENLTNGYIYVLVDDSDAPLLRITPSE; the protein is encoded by the coding sequence ATGAAAAAAATACTAATTAGCATATTATCACTTATAACAATATTTAATTTCGCAAATGCATATGAAAACGACCAAGAGTTTATAGAGGCTTTAGACTGGATGCATGAAAATAATCTCACCCAATACTACACTCCTAGTGGCTTTATGCCAGAGAATGAACTTACCAGAGAACAAGCAGCGCACTTTTTTGTAAACTTTGCTATGCAAGTGAAATGAATGGAAGCTGAATGAGATATGCCAGAATACCAAGATAGCGATCAATTTGATGAAACTTTGGCTGAATCAATTAATTTGGCTTATCAAATGGATCTTATGAGTTGATCTGATGGAAACTTTATGGCAAAAAATAATATCACAAGAGCAGAATTTTTTACAGTAGCAGTTAGAATGCTAGAATGAGAACAAGATCAAAATGTAGATCCTTGGTGGGAAAATTATTTCCAAAAAGCTATGGAACTAGAACTTACTCAAGAAACTAATGCTTGGGAACAAGACAGAAACATATCAAGATATGAGGCTGCTTTGATACTTTCAAGAGCTAGTGATGATGTAGATTACGAAGAAGCAGACCACAGAGTCCTTGAAATTGAGTGATATGATAGAACTTTTGAACCAGATGAAATAGAAATTGAAGAATGAGATACTGTTGAGTTTGAATTTACTAATACTGGAGGAACTCATGATTTCTATATTCCAGAATTGGATGAATGAACTGGGATGCTAGAAGAGTGAGAAACTGACAGTGTAGTTGTTACTTTTGAAGAAGCCGGAGAATATGAATTTATTTGTACTGTATGAAACCATGCTGAAGAGTGAATGACTGGAGTAATAAATGTAATATCAGAAGAAGATGAATATGTACAACATCAAGTAGATGAAGTGGCTCATTGATTTAATCAGGCTTGGTGAATAGACTTTTTACCAGATTGAGATATCCTAATAACAGAGAAAGGCTGAAATTTAGTACATGTACAAATAGATTGATATGAAACAACAAATATAGCAAACACTCCAGAAGTTGATAGCTGAGGTCAATGATGATTGCTAGATATAGCAGTTCATCCAAACTTCCCTGACCAAAACTGGATATACCTAACCTACTCTGCAGCAAATGATGAATGAACTTCTACATACTTGGCTCGTGCACAACTAAACTTGGAAGATAACGAATTGTATGATATGGAAGAACTATTTGTGGCTGATCCACATGTAGATTCACAACAACACTACTGATCTAGAGTTAATTTTGATAATGATTGATATGTATATATGACTATTTGAGACCGTGGGGACAAAACTTTTGATGAGACACATAATTCACAAGATACTCAAAATCACCTAGGTACAACAATTAGATTGAGCCAAGATTGATCCATACCACAAGACAACCCTTTTGTTTGAGATGATGATATTTTGGATGAGATATACTCTTATGGACATCGTAATTCTCAATGAATGACAATTCATCCTGAAACTTGAGATATTTGGCAAAGTGAACATGGTGAACAAGACTGAGATGAGATAAATATTATCCATGAATGATGAAACTATGGTTGGCCGCTAGCAACTTATGGATGTACTTACTGAATGTGAACAGAAATATGAACTTATCCAGAAGATAATCCTGATACAGTAAATCCTATATATTATTGGGAATGTGGTAGCGGATGATTCCCACCTGCTGGTATGACTTTTATAAGTACTGATACTTTCCCTCAATGGCAATGAGACTTGTTTTTGTGAAACTTGGCTTGAACTTATCTTTGACATTTTGAGGTAGATGGAGAAAATGTATCAGAGTCTGAACCACTATTAGCTGACAGATGAGATCGTATTCGTGATGTATGAGAAAATTTGACTAACTGATATATATATGTATTAGTAGATGACAGTGATGCTCCATTGTTAAGAATTACTCCAAGTGAATAA
- the nrdD gene encoding anaerobic ribonucleoside-triphosphate reductase, with amino-acid sequence MKQTTLTKEQTQLTNNEETNNQEEVQQDVQQKRTRCEVYTRVMGYYRPISHFNPGKKSEAYSRRYFRENQSFNSRYYQDY; translated from the coding sequence ATGAAACAAACAACATTAACTAAAGAACAAACACAACTAACTAACAATGAAGAAACAAATAACCAAGAAGAAGTTCAGCAGGATGTTCAACAAAAAAGAACAAGATGTGAAGTTTATACAAGAGTAATGTGATATTATAGACCTATAAGTCATTTTAATCCTGGTAAAAAGTCTGAAGCATACTCAAGAAGATACTTTAGAGAAAATCAAAGTTTTAATTCAAGATATTATCAAGATTATTAA
- a CDS encoding DUF6498-containing protein — translation MDKLFRGVDNSLGLLVFSNILTIFFAVTQNWDLLTVMWIYWFQSVIIGFFNFLRIIKLKESCIEESKKSNGKHPIPIKVRKYIIAFFFLFHFGGFHFVYMIFLIIFQMEASDTDSSGATYFLLAILSFLIAHIFSHFNNRKIDESKKQNLGLLMYYPYARIIPMHFMIMFGVFINAGLILFLSLKTIADVIMHIKDEKLSSK, via the coding sequence ATGGATAAATTATTTAGATGAGTTGATAATTCTTTATGATTATTGGTTTTTTCAAATATTTTGACAATTTTTTTTGCAGTCACTCAAAACTGGGATTTACTAACTGTGATGTGGATTTATTGGTTTCAAAGTGTGATTATTGGTTTTTTCAATTTTTTGAGAATAATTAAATTGAAGGAGTCTTGTATTGAGGAATCTAAAAAATCCAATGGTAAGCACCCAATACCAATAAAAGTTAGAAAGTATATTATAGCATTTTTCTTCTTGTTTCATTTTGGAGGTTTTCATTTTGTGTATATGATTTTTTTAATAATTTTTCAGATGGAAGCTTCTGATACTGATTCTTCCTGAGCAACCTATTTTCTATTAGCTATTTTGTCTTTTTTAATAGCACATATTTTTAGTCATTTTAATAATAGAAAAATAGATGAAAGTAAGAAACAAAACCTTGGTTTATTGATGTATTATCCTTATGCTAGAATAATTCCAATGCATTTTATGATTATGTTTGGTGTTTTTATAAATGCGTGATTAATTCTTTTTCTGAGTTTAAAAACCATTGCAGATGTGATAATGCATATTAAAGATGAAAAATTATCAAGTAAATAA
- a CDS encoding DUF4143 domain-containing protein, which produces MRLQKLSFNDFLGKFSISVGEAFEEYVVWGSIEKVYQHNGTADRKNYLSSIYQNYKNLLGIEFFDEILFFVGQKNGQRIKISDISSYLSVDGSYVQEVLDIMQNYGLLIILKPYGFEGDMKIYFLDNGILNFSINNFLGLEYRHDDGFLFEGFVISQFVMQGVKPENMYYWHDEYNKEIDLVVDDKNFMGAFEIKLKKKLEKKDISTIKNFSQQKNCQKAVIRPFDSGFFEGVRLLSSTSKQYILQ; this is translated from the coding sequence TTGAGGCTTCAAAAATTGTCTTTTAATGATTTTTTGGGAAAGTTTTCTATATCAGTGTGAGAGGCTTTTGAGGAGTATGTTGTATGGTGAAGTATAGAAAAAGTTTATCAGCATAACTGAACTGCTGATAGAAAAAACTACTTGAGTAGTATTTATCAAAATTATAAAAACTTATTGTGAATAGAATTTTTTGATGAAATCTTATTTTTTGTGTGACAGAAAAACTGACAAAGGATAAAAATTTCAGACATATCTTCTTATTTATCTGTTGATTGATCTTATGTGCAGGAAGTATTGGATATTATGCAGAATTATTGATTGTTGATAATACTGAAACCTTATTGATTTGAGTGAGATATGAAAATTTATTTTTTGGATAATTGAATTTTGAATTTTAGTATAAATAATTTCTTGTGACTTGAGTATAGGCATGATGATTGATTTTTATTTGAATGATTTGTGATTTCACAGTTTGTAATGCAGTGAGTAAAGCCTGAAAATATGTACTACTGGCATGATGAGTACAATAAAGAAATAGATCTGGTTGTAGATGATAAAAATTTTATGTGAGCGTTTGAAATCAAGCTCAAGAAAAAGCTAGAAAAAAAAGATATATCAACTATCAAAAATTTTTCCCAACAAAAAAACTGCCAAAAGGCAGTAATAAGACCATTTGACAGTTGATTTTTTGAATGAGTGAGGCTTTTGTCGTCAACTTCTAAACAATATATTTTGCAATAG